The Knoellia sp. S7-12 region GTCGCGTCGAACTACGTCACGAAACAACGACCGATCCGGGGTATCTCGCCTTTTTGGAGGAGGCACAGTCCACCTATGGCAACAGACTGCACGTTCAAATCGCAGATGATCCAATCGGAATTTTCTCCTCCCGCACTGACTCTCCGTGAAAGTAGAATAGATCCCTCTTTCAACATTTGAGGCTCGATTACTCGCGAGTTCGTGACATCCCATTCAACGTAGGCCCCCTCGACCGATAAGAGTGGGGCATGGGCTTACTCCCAGGCGTCTTCCTGCCAGCTGCCCCAGAGCGCTTGGACGACCTGATACTTTCGTGGGGGCGCCCGTAGCGCTCGGGCCGGTGAGCAATGGTCGGGCCGAAGTTCGCGGCGGCGGCGGGGTCGCTGGCCGTGCGGCGTTCCACCCGGCCCGGCCGTGGGTCATCACGTCTAGCGCCTTGAACTGGCAAGCGATGTTGTAGGGCTCGCTGAAGGTCGTGGATCCGGTGGCGACCAACCCGATGCGTTCGGTGGCGCGACCTATCGCACCGAGGGTGAGCGTGGGCTCGAGCAGTGCAGAGACGATGGGCAATGCCCTGCTGATCCCGCTTCCTGATGGCGCTTCGACCGTCAGCTAATCCCTTCATCTCTAAAGCTGACGAGGCGCGCAGGGCGGTGGCAGCCTGTCTACCGCTCATCGGCAGGATCCGAACTTCCGGGTTGCGGCATGAGCGGAAGCTTCTAGGGCTCGCCTGTCGGTGTGGACCATCGTCACTGATACGACCTGCCCGCACGTAGCTGGTCGTCCGCCTGATGCGCTTAGATCTCAATCCCCTGACCAGCGTGGCGGTCACTGTGACACAGATCACACTAAGAACGCGGACCGATCTTCAAGCGCGTGGAGTGTAAGGAGTAAGGGAGGTGAGCAGGTGAGATCGTCTGCAGAGTTTGAGAAGTTCGTGCACGGAAGCCTGCCAACTCTGTCTCGTTCCGCCTATGCATTAACGGGCGATGCGCATCTCGCTCAAGACCTTGTCCAGGAGACTCATATCCGGGTGGCACGACATTGGAACCGTCTTACTAGAGACGACGAAGACGTGCTTCCCTACGCCCGCAAAGTGCTGTATCGGCTGTGGCTTGACTCTCGTCGCTGGCGATCTCGCCACCCGGAACATGTAACTGAAGAAGAACCCGCGGTGGCGACTTCAACTGATGAATCCGAGCTGATTGTGGCCCGGTTGACAGTTAAATCCGCGCTGATGCAGCTGACCCCACGTCAGCGGGCCGTCGTGGTCCTCAGGTTCTTGGAAGATCGCAGCGAAGCGGAAGTGGCGGAACTGCTTGGCCAGACTGTTCCGACAGTACATGCACTGGTGCAGCGGGCCCTGGCTCAACTTCGCATCCGCTACCCAGAGCTCGAGTTCAAGTAACAGATCGGGAGCACCAATGTCCGAGCAACTCAGGCAGGACCTCACCCGGCTTGCCCAAGAGGCACCAGTCAATCGTGACCCCTCTTACGCCGAGACGGTGTGGCGAGTTGGTGCGCGACGTCGAATGCTCCCGGTCGTGAGCGCGGCACTTACCGGCCTCATCGCGATTGTTGCGGGATTTACTATCTTTGGTTCTCTTCAGCCACCTCCGTCGCCACCGGAGAGACCAGCAGCCGCCAGCACTGCTGCGGCATCCGAGCGTGTCCGGTCTGAGTTGGCAGCCCAGATAGCTCGCCGCCCCGACTGGCCGCAGCGGTCGGTTGTTGTCCGAGACGATGTTGTGTGGGTCCCATATGGCCCGAAAGATCCCGCGGACTACCGCGAATGGGTCGCCGGCCTGGGCTACACCTATGACGGAATCGTAGGTACGGGATTGGATTACATCGCCGACCAGCCTGGAGTTCCATCACTGACCGAACTCGAGGCCACGAAGAAAGAGGTTACCGAGGCGTTGAGACCCAGCGCGACCCAAGCCAAGGTTGGTTGGGGAGTAAGCATCTCGATCCTTGACGGAGTCGTCCGAGTAACCCACACGACTACCAAGAACCAAGAGCTCCTCGATGCCTTAACGAGGGTCAAAAACACCCATGGTGCGATGGTCGCCATCGTCGCTGAGGAAGGCCCAATCTCGCCAGCAGTCACGACAGAAAAGATAGGTTGACAACCGTCTAGGGCGGGTCAGCCGTCCCGCACCACTGGCTACGTACCCGTTGCCATCCTCGCGACCATCGTCACGACCGCGCGGAACGCGGCATGAGTAGCCCTGTGTCAAGCCACCTGTTCCTGGAGGCGTTGTAGGGCGCGGTGTTTGGTGGGGTCGTAGGGCTGTTGGTCTTGCCAGCAGCGCCAGATGATGTGGAGCCAGGCGCGGGCGAGGATCCGGACGGCGTGGGGGTGGTCGTGGCCGCGGTCGCGGGCTCGTTGGTAGAGGTCGGCGGCCCAGGGGTTGGCGTGGTGTGAGTCGCCGGCGAAGTCGATGACGGCGCCGCGCAGCTGTTTGTCCACGGCCCATCGGAAGGTGACGATCTTGACCTTGCCGGACTGTTTGGTCGAGGGTGCCGCCCCGGCTAGGTGTACTGACCCGGGACGTTGGTTGAGTGATTGCGATCCGCTGATCTGATCAGTGGCGCGGGAAGGGCCTCCCGCGGTGGAGTGGAACTGCCAAGTCACCACTGCCACACACAGGAGGCCCTCATGTCCCACGCTAACGCTGCCCTGACGGTTCGTCACCGTCTTAAGGTTGCCCAACTTGTCGTCGATCAGGGCGTGCCGATCAGTGAGGTCGCGGCACGATTCCAATGTTCGTGGCCGACGGTGAAGCGGTGGGCTGACAGGTATGCCGCCGGTGAGCCGATGAGCGACCGCTCGAGCCGCCCGCACGTGATGCCGGCCAAGACCTGCGTGTCGACGACGAAGCGGATCGTGTCGTTGCGGCTGCGCAAGCGCCTGGGTCCGGTCCAGCTCGCTGCACACGTGGGTGTTGCACCCTCGACAGTGCACCGGGTGCTCACCAGGTGTCACCTGAACCGGTTGGCGCACGTCGATCGCGCCACCGGTGAGCCGGTGCGCCGCTACGAGCATGAGCATCCCGGGGACATGCTGCACGTGGACGTCAAGAAGTTCGGGAACATCCCCGACGGTGGCGGGTGGCGCTTCGTGGGCCGAGCTCAGGGCATGAAGAACCGGACAGCCACCCCGGGCAAACCGAAGAGCAAGAACCACAACCCGAAGATGGGCCACGCATTCGTGCACACCGTCATCGATGACCATTCCCGAGTCGCCTACGCCGAGATCCACGACAACGAGACCGCCGCCACCGCCACCGCCGTCCTGCGCCGAGCCGTCGCCTGGTACGTCGCCCGCGGCATCACCATCCGCAGAGTCCTGTCCGACAACGGGTCCCCGTACGTGTCACACCTGTGGCGGGACGTCTGCGCAGAGCTCGGCATCAAACACTCACGCACCCGGCCCCGCCGCCCACAGACCAACGGCAAGGTCGAACGCTTCCACCGCACCATGGCCGACGGATGGGGATACGCCCGCTGCTACACCTCAGAGACCGAACGACGCCAAGCTCTGCCAGCATGGCTCCACGAGTACAACCACCACCGACCCCACACCGCCTGCGGGAACAAGCCACCCAACACCCGCTTGATCAACCTGTCAGGTCAGTACAGCTAGGCATGCCAAGGATTCGGGGGTGGGGAATCGGCCTCGAGCGTCGCCGATCTCGGCGAGGAGGCGGGCTGCGCGCACGGTGCCTGAGCGGGGAAGCGAGGTGAAGATCTCGGCGTCGGGGTGGGTGGCCAGCTGGTCGGCGATCTGGTCCTCGAGGGTCGTGATCTGCTGGCGCAGCGCGGTCAGGGCGGCGACCAAGGCCAAGGTGATCGCCGCTCGGGGTCCGGCTTGGGCGCCGGTGGTGCCGCGGGGTGCGTCGTGCAGGTGGCGCCACAAGTCCTCGAGCTTGGCCAGGTGGTTGTACCCGACCGAGCGCAGCCAGTTGCCCAGCCGGGCCTTGGACAGCCAGTCGGCTTTGTCCTGGGAGGGGAAGCGGGTCAGGAACCGCAGCGTGATCGGTGAGTCGATGTCGCGGAACAGTCCGATCGCGCCGGGGAAAGTTGTTTGAAGGTGCGCGCGAAGCTGGTTGGCCATCGCCACCCGGGCTGCGACCAGGTCCTGGCGGGCGCGCACCGCCATTCGCAGGGTGAGCGTGGCGTCGCTGTCGCGGGTCAGTGGCCGTAGCCGTGCCCGGTCGGTGCGCAGCGTGTCGGCTAGGACGTAGGCGTCGAACCCGTCGTCCTTGTTGCCGGCCGAGCCGTACCGGCTGCGTAAATTCTTCACTTGGTTCGGCGCGATTACCACCACCGTGAGGTCTGCGTCGACCAGCGGGCCATCGCCGCGTTCGATTGCCACTTCGAGCACTCCGGCCCGGTGCAGCCGACGCACCAGGTCACGCAGGCCGGGGGCGGTGTGGGCGATGGTGAACCGTTGCAGCTGCACACCGCCACCGTCGACCACGGCGACGGCGTGCTCGGTGCTGGCCCAGTCGATCCCCGCGGTCGGCGCGGGTTCCGTTCCTGCAGGTTGTGGGTCGATCATCGGATCGTGCTCCTTTGCTGTTGCCGCAGCAGTTGGGCACCCCAACGGTTCGGGACACGATTACCGGTCGCTCACTGATCGGCGCTCTGGTGGCGCGCAGCCCTGTTGCCAGTCGACGTGTCCTGGGCCGTTGGGCCCCGCGTAACTCATGCAGGACCTCAAGCGGTCTCGCGGACGAGGCGATGACCCAACGGGAACCAGAGATGCGCCGGTGACCTCGTCGTCACAGACACCAACCACGGTCCCTGATCACGCCACCGACGGGTAGACCTTTGCGCAGTGAGCGGATGTTGGCCGTAGTGCACGAGTGACTGCTCCTGGCCTTCGGCGCTCTGGGCCACAGCACCGCCAGTCGGCACGCACGCACCGCGACAGCGCCTCGGGCCGGGCATGATCCGGTCTCAATGCGCAGTCCACCGCGCTCTGGGTCGACAGGACCCGGCTGAAAGGCGAGAATCCGGGCGGCCTGCTCACTCAGAGGAGCCGTTCGAGGGCGGTGCGGAAGTGGTGGGGTCGGCGACGCGTGCGGCCCGCGCAGCGTCTCTCGCGGCCTTCCAGTGCTGCCAGTGGTCGCAGTGGTGGGCCACAACCTTCAGCGTGTCGAAGATGTGCGAGTTGCGGTGTCCGGCAACGCTGCGCCCGTCACTGTGAAGGAGCTCGCCGGGGGTCGATGAGCGACTGTTGTCATAGCCGGCCTCTCGGAGCAGGGCCAGCCGCAGGACTGCGGTGGCGGACTCCTCTGCGAGCAGGACGAACTCGATGTCATCGCCCAGGCGCCCATCCATCGCGAAACCGTGGGCGAGGCTGTTGCGCAGGCCTGCCGTGAGCTCGGCCCACACCGGTACGTCGCCGAGAAGCCATGCCGCCGAGTCCGCTCCGATGGTCTGCGCGAGTTGCTCGAGCTTCTTGCTGAGAGGGAAATGGCGCATCTGCAGCGTCAGCTTGACGGAATCACGAAAGTCGCGGTTGAGGCCGAACTCCTTGAGCTGCTCGAGCAGTTCGGTGTCCTTGGTTGACGGGGTTGCGTCAGCCCAGATGTGCGATGCCAGTGCCTCCAGACCGTTGCAGGCGTCGATGAGCTTGCTCTGCAGGAACTGTCGGTCATCCCGTGGCGCGGCCGCCCCGATCGCCACCGGCACCTGCTCGCACAGTGCTAACCAGCGTGGGATGAAGGCCGAGAATTCGATGTCTGCCGTGTCGAAGAACGGGTCTGCCAAGCCGGACTTCCATCGACGGCCGAGTGGGCGGCGAGCGTCCATGACGTGCACGGCGCTGCCGGTCATGGTGACCAAATCCACGTCGAAGTCGTCCATGGGGGTGCCCGTGACGAGGGCATGCAGGTTGGTCAGGGCGTGGGTCACCCGCTCGATCTCCTCCACGTGCACACCAGTAGGGGCTGACAGCGAGTACTGGGCGTAGTAGTTCAGAGACTGCTGTTCGC contains the following coding sequences:
- a CDS encoding LLM class flavin-dependent oxidoreductase, with the translated sequence MPIVSALLEPTLTLGAIGRATERIGLVATGSTTFSEPYNIACQFKALDVMTHGRAGWNAARPATPPPPRTSARPLLTGPSATGAPTKVSGRPSALGQLAGRRLGVSPCPTLIGRGGLR
- a CDS encoding transposase codes for the protein MIDPQPAGTEPAPTAGIDWASTEHAVAVVDGGGVQLQRFTIAHTAPGLRDLVRRLHRAGVLEVAIERGDGPLVDADLTVVVIAPNQVKNLRSRYGSAGNKDDGFDAYVLADTLRTDRARLRPLTRDSDATLTLRMAVRARQDLVAARVAMANQLRAHLQTTFPGAIGLFRDIDSPITLRFLTRFPSQDKADWLSKARLGNWLRSVGYNHLAKLEDLWRHLHDAPRGTTGAQAGPRAAITLALVAALTALRQQITTLEDQIADQLATHPDAEIFTSLPRSGTVRAARLLAEIGDARGRFPTPESLACLAVLT
- a CDS encoding IS481 family transposase, which translates into the protein MSHANAALTVRHRLKVAQLVVDQGVPISEVAARFQCSWPTVKRWADRYAAGEPMSDRSSRPHVMPAKTCVSTTKRIVSLRLRKRLGPVQLAAHVGVAPSTVHRVLTRCHLNRLAHVDRATGEPVRRYEHEHPGDMLHVDVKKFGNIPDGGGWRFVGRAQGMKNRTATPGKPKSKNHNPKMGHAFVHTVIDDHSRVAYAEIHDNETAATATAVLRRAVAWYVARGITIRRVLSDNGSPYVSHLWRDVCAELGIKHSRTRPRRPQTNGKVERFHRTMADGWGYARCYTSETERRQALPAWLHEYNHHRPHTACGNKPPNTRLINLSGQYS
- a CDS encoding HEPN domain-containing protein translates to MAVGTTPRSWAERRTVVRAFEPTIGMWWVASRPEQRIPGYLDLQTAPDVSPWRLTLHGELGGPPSAPGLVQYVALHGETPAGLFTLMRANLRGGPSGMMDASVKKTVWEGWQLVRGAHVESQELYRSATFQLPGLWHWLGPTWLNSNMTSELHAGAADWTRPEQGDLGTQLTAEIEPGMKLMLAPAYTQRSGREQQSLNYYAQYSLSAPTGVHVEEIERVTHALTNLHALVTGTPMDDFDVDLVTMTGSAVHVMDARRPLGRRWKSGLADPFFDTADIEFSAFIPRWLALCEQVPVAIGAAAPRDDRQFLQSKLIDACNGLEALASHIWADATPSTKDTELLEQLKEFGLNRDFRDSVKLTLQMRHFPLSKKLEQLAQTIGADSAAWLLGDVPVWAELTAGLRNSLAHGFAMDGRLGDDIEFVLLAEESATAVLRLALLREAGYDNSRSSTPGELLHSDGRSVAGHRNSHIFDTLKVVAHHCDHWQHWKAARDAARAARVADPTTSAPPSNGSSE
- a CDS encoding SigE family RNA polymerase sigma factor — protein: MRSSAEFEKFVHGSLPTLSRSAYALTGDAHLAQDLVQETHIRVARHWNRLTRDDEDVLPYARKVLYRLWLDSRRWRSRHPEHVTEEEPAVATSTDESELIVARLTVKSALMQLTPRQRAVVVLRFLEDRSEAEVAELLGQTVPTVHALVQRALAQLRIRYPELEFK